The region GCACTTCAAATACCCCGCGGCTTAAGCGCAGGATCGAGATATCAAAGGTACCGCCGCCGAGATCGTAAACCGCAATGACCCCTTCCTGACCGGAGTCGAGGCCGTAGGCAATCGCCGCCGCCGTCGGTTCGTTCAGCAGGCGCAGCACGTGCAGGCCCGCCAGACGCGCAGCGTCTTTGGTGCCCTGGCGCTGTGCATCGTCAAAATAGGCCGGAACGGTGATGACTACGCCGTCCAGATCGCCGCCGAGCGTCGCCGTAGCGCGCGCGGCCAGCGCTTTGAGGATGTCGGAGGAAACGCGAATCGGGTTCAGCAGACCGGCCGCGGTCGCAATCATCGGCAGGCCGTTTTCACTGGCCTGCAGCTGATACGGCAGATGCGGATAGCGGGTCTGAATATCGGCCAGCGAGCGGCCCATCATGCGCTTTACGGAGCTGATGGTGTTGGCCGGATCGCGCGCGGCGTTGGCGCGGGCGTCATAGCCGACCGCGTGACCCTGCTGCTGGTAGTGGACCACGGAAGGCAGCAGATGGCGGCCCTGCTCGTCGGCCAGCGTTTCCGCCTGGCCGCTGCGCACGGTCGCCACGAGGGAATTGGTGGTGCCCAGATCGATACCCACCGCCAGACGACGCTGGTGCGGTGCGGCACTTAAGCCAGGCTCACTAATTTGTAATAAGGCCATAATTGCTTCCGAAATTAAAAATCGAGCAGCTTTTCTTCGAGTTGTTCAGCACTGCTTCGCAGTTTATCGAGAAAACGGAGTTTGCGCACAGTGTCTGCCGCCGCGTCCCAGGTCTCGTTGTTCAGTTGCTCCACCATCTGCTGATGGCGGGTATCGAACATGCCCTTCACGCGCGTGATGAAGCTTTCCAGACGCGCTTCGTCTTTGGCCTGTTCAATCTCATCCAGCTCTTCGCGAAGCTCCAGCTGTTCCATCAGAAACGCGGTGTCGCGCACGGTATGCTGTTCGCTCGCCAGATCGAAACCGTGGAGCGAGAGCAGATATTCTGCACGCGCCAGCGGATGGCGCAGCGTCTGCCAGGCCTGGTTGATGGTCGCAGAGTGCGATACCGCAGCCAGCTGTTCTGCCTGAGTACCACTGGCGAATTTATCCGGATGATACTGACGCTGAAGATCCTGAAAACGGATCGTCAGCGCCTGGAGATCAATCGGGTATTGAACGGGTAGTCCGAAGAGAGTGAAATAATCCATAACAATCTCAGGGGTAGCCTGTTAGAACAAACCCCACGCGCAGCGGGTAAGCCACGGTGGGGTTTCGGATGACGCGCGGTTAAACGTGGAAGCTTTCGCCGCAACCACACTCGTCTTTGACGTTCGGGTTCGTGAATTTGAACCCTTCGTTCAGGCCTTCTTTAACGAAGTCCAGCTGAGTGCCGTTGAGGAATTGCAGGCTTTTGCCATCGACCACCACCTTCACGCCCTTGTCTTCAAACACGGTGTCGTCAGACGCCGGCTCGTCAACAAACTCCAGTACGTAAGCCATACCAGAACAGCCGGAGGTACGTACGCCCAGTCGCAGGCCAAAGCCTTTACCACGGTTCGCCAGAAAAGAGCTTACTCGCGCGGCAGCGCTGTCGCTAAGGGTAATCGACATACTCAAACCTCAATTATTTTGCTTCACGTTTGCTTTTATAGTCCGCAATGGCGGCTTTGATCGCGTCTTCTGCCAGAATTGAACAGTGAATTTTCACCGGTGGCAGTTCGAGTTCTTCAGCAATATCGGTGTTCTTGATTGCCTGTGCTTCGTCCAGGGACTTGCCCTTCACCCATTCGGTGACCAGGGAGCTGGACGCGATAGCAGAACCGCAGCCGTAGGTCTTGAAGCGCGCGTCTTCAATGATACCTTCATTGTTGACTTTAATCTGCAACTTCATCACGTCGCCACACGCCGGTGCGCCAACCATGCCGCTACCGACAGATTCGTCGCTGTTGTCAAAAGAGCCAACGTTGCGCGGGTTTTCGTAATGATCGATGACTTTTTCGCTGTATGCCATGATTGAATTCTCCTTATGTACCGATTAGTGATGTGACCATTCAATGCTGTTCAGATCCACGCCCTGCTTGAACATTTCCCACAGTGGAGAAAGGTCGCGCAGACGGCCGATGGAGTTGCGAACCAGCTTGATGGTGTAGTCAATCTCTTCTTCGGTAGTGAAACGACCTAAAGAGAAACGGATAGAGCTGTGTGCCAGCTCGTCGGTCATGCCCAGCGCGCGCAGCACGTAGGATGGCTCCAGGCTTGCAGACGTACAGGCGGAACCGGAAGAAACGGCCAGGTCTTTCAGCGCCATGATCAGCGATTCGCCTTCAACATAGTTGAAGCTGACGTTGAGGATGTTCGGTGCGCCCTGCTCGAGATCGCCGTTCAGATACACTTCTTCCATATCTTTCACGCCGTCCCACAGACGGTTACGCAGCGTGCGCAGGCGCGCCATCTCGGTTTCCATCTCTTCTTTTGCAATGCGGTACGCTTCGCCCATGCCCACGATCTGGTGAACAGGCAGAGTGCCGGAACGCATGCCGCGCTCGTGACCGCCGCCGTGCATCTGTGCTTCGATGCGGATACGCGGTTTACGACGAACGTACAGCGCGCCGATCCCTTTCGGGCCATAAATTTTGTGGCCGGAGAAGGACATCAGGTCCACTTTCAGCTGGCTCAGATCGATAGGCAGTTTGCCCACGCTCTGGGTTGCGTCAACGTGATAGATGATACCGCGCGCGCGGCACATTTCGCCGATGGTTGCGATGTCCTGAACGACGCCGATTTCGTTGTTAACGTGCATGATGGAAACCAGAATGGTGTCATCACGCATGGCCGCTTCGAGCTCTTTCAGGTCGATGATCCCGTTGCTCTGTGGCGCCAGGTAAGTCACTTCGTACCCTTCACGCTCCAGCTGGCGGCAGGTATCCAGCACGGCTTTGTGTTCGGTTTTGCTGGTGATGATGTGCTTGCCTTTTTTCTGATAAAAGTTGGCTGCACCTTTGATCGCCAGGTTGTCGGATTCGGTCGCACCGGAGGTGAATACAATCTCACGCGGGTCGGCACCCACCAGGTCGGCAATCTGATTACGGGCGATATCAACCGCCTCTTCAGCATGCCAGCCAAAACGGTGTGAACGGGAAGCTGGGTTACCAAAGTTTCCGTCCAGGGTCAGACACTGCATCATTTTCTCGGCAACACGCGGGTCCACCGGCGTGGTTGCGGAGTAATCGAGATAAATCGGTAATTTCATTGCTCTTTAAACTCCGTACATCGCTTCAATGCAAGGAATCAGGCAACCGGCTGGATGTACGACCGAGTACGCGGGGCGTGACCGCCCCGGCCTGATTCTGAAATCTTTATCGTTTTATTACGCGCGCAGTTTGACGTCGATAGCGTCCTGCGCGCGGGTGCTGCGTTGGGAATCCTGACCGTGCTGACGACCAGAGACATCCAGAACTTCCTGGTTGTTGACCAGTTCACCCAGGGTGATGTTGTTCAGGAAGCCGGTGAGACGGTCGCTCAGATCGCGCCACAGCGCGTGGGTCAGGCATTTATCGCCGCCCTGGCAGCCGCCTTTACCCTGGCAACGGGTCGCGTCAACGGATTCGTCAACTGCGCTAATCACTTCACCAACTGCAATACTGCCCGCGTCTTTACCCAGCAGATAACCGCCGCCTGGGCCACGAACGCTGGAAACCAGTCCATTTTTACGCAGTCTGGAGAACAGCTGTTCCAGATAAGAGAGGGAGATCCCTTGTCGTTCAGAAATATCAGCCAACGGAACCGGGCCCGCTTCGGAGTTGAGCGCAACGTCCAGCATCGCGGTCACGGCATAACGCCCTTTAGATGTCAGTCTCATGTCTTACTTAACCTCAAACTCGCCCCTGCCCGGGGTTTTTTATTGTAAAATGGGGGTATTGCATAGCAGGGTCAAGTCTGACATTCCTGACTAAAATGGTCAACTATTTACTTGACTGTTTTAGTCAGGTATTTAACGTTCCGTGCCTTCATAACCCAGGTGCGGCCTGATGTCCTCACCCCTGCCCTCTCCCATGGGGAGAGGGGAAAATCGACACTACTCTTTATTCTTCTGCTCAATCGACGCCAGAATCCCGCGCAGGATGTTCAGCTCCTGGCTTTCCGGGCGAGCGCGGGTAAACATACGGCGCAGCTTGTTCATCACCTGGCCCGGGTGGCCTTCACGAATAAAGCCGGTTGAGAGCAGCGTCTGCTCCAGATGACCATAGAAGCGCTCAAGATCGTCCACCAGCGGGTAGGCCGTCTCTTCTTTCTGTTCGACCGGTTTCTCCTGCGTCGCCAGCCACGCCATACGCACCTCATAGGCGATAACCTGCACCGCCATCGCCAGGTTCAGCGAGCTGTATTCCGGGTTCGCCGCGATGGCGACGTGATAGTGGCACTTCTGCAGCTCGTCGTTGGTCAGGCCAACGCGCTCGCGGCCAAACACCAGCGCAACCGGTGCCTGCTCCGCTTCTGAGACGCTTTTCAGGCCGCATTCGCGCGGATCCAGCATCGGCCACGGCAGCGTGCGTGAACGCGCGCTGGTCCCGACAACGAGGCTGCAGCCGGCCAGCGCTTCGTCAAGAGTATCGACGATCTGGGCGTTGCCGATCACGTCGCTGGCACCGGCCGCCAGGGCGATAGCCTGCGAGTCAGGTTTCACCAGCGGATTAACCAGCCACAGGTTCGTTAAGCCCATGGTTTTCATAGCGCGGGCAACGGAGCCCATGTTGCCGGTGTGCGATGTTTCGACCAGCACGATTCGAATGTTTTGCAGCATAATTTTTAATGTCTGAATTCAGCGTCTGAAGAATATTCCGGCATATTATCATAAACGGGAGACATAATCCGATCCCACTGCTATACTCTGCGCCGATTTTCCTGTTCTTTAACATCCAGTGAGAGAGACCGATGCATCCGATGCTGACCATCGCCGTGCGCGCAGCGCGCAAGGCGGGTAATGTAATTGCCAAACACTACGAAACGCCAGACTCCGTAGAAACCAGCCAGAAAGGCAGCAATGATTTCGTGACTAACGTCGATAAAGCCGCAGAAGCGATTATTATCGAAACGATCCGCAAATCTTACCCGCAGCACACCATCATCACCGAAGAAAGCGGTGAACATGAAGGTACCGATCAGGATGTTCAATGGGTTATCGATCCACTGGATGGCACCACCAACTTTGTTAAACGCCTGCCACACTTCTCTGTGTCTATCGCAGTACGCATTAAAGGCCGTACTGAAGTCGCCGTTGTTTACGATCCAATGCGTAATGAACTGTTCACCGCTACCCGCGGTCAGGGCGCACAGCTGAACGGCTACCGTCTGCGCTGCAGCAACGCACGCGATCTGGACGGCACCATCCTGGCGACCGGTTTCCCGTTCAAGGCGAAACAGCACGCGACCACCTATATGAATATCCTGGGCAAACTGTTTACCGAATGCGCTGACTTCCGCCGCACCGGTTCTGCCGCGCTGGATCTGGCCTACGTGGCGACCGGCCGCGTTGACGGTTACTTCGAGCTGTCTCTGAAGCCGTGGGACTTTGCTGCGGGCGAGCTGATCGCACGTGAAGCAGGCGCCATCGTGTGTGATTTCACCGGTGGCCATAACTATATGTCTACCGGTAACGTCGTTGCGGGTAATCCACGCGTTGTTAAAGCCATGCTGGCAAACATGCGTGATGAACTGAGCGATGCGCTGAAGCGTTAATCCAGTTAGTTAAGCCCGGTGGCGCTACGCTTACCGGGCCTACAAAATCCCTCAGTACGCTAGAAAGGCCGCAATCCCCTTCCCACCGGCACCGCGCTCATCCACATCGTCACTGCCGCCACCAGCAGAATCACTCCGCCCGCCAGCGCAAGCGTTGTCCACCCTACCTGTCGCCACAGCACCGGCGTTTTATTGCCGCTCAGTTTGACCGCCAGCTGACGGAAGCTGTGAACCAGCAGCGCTAAAGACGAAATGGTGAGAGACGTTCCTGCCGCCATCGCCAGCGCAGAGAGCATTCCCCAGCCAAACACGCCAATCACCTTACTGAACAGCAGCACCATGATGGCCCCCGAGCACGGGCGCATGCCCATCGAGAGAACAATCATCAGCCGCGCGCGCCAGTCGTCGCCGTTCTGCAACTGTTCCTGCGTGGGCAAATGCTGATGCCCGCAGCCGCAGTGTTCATCATGAACGTGGTGCGGCGTAAAGGTTTTGAATTTCGGTTTTCGCAGCAGCGCGCGCAGCTTTTTCAGCGCCCGCCAGCAGATGATCACCCCCAGCACGCCCACCAGCGCGTAGCTCCCCTTCTCCAGCCAGAAACTGCTCATGTGCAGCTGGCGCGCGGGAAGCTGCAACAGCGAAAGCACGACCACGACGAGCGCAATCGCCACGCTGCCCTGAAGCAGCGAGGAGGCCAGCGTCAGGCCGATGCTCGATTTCAGCTTCGACGGATGGGTGGCGAGCCAGGTCGTTATCACGATTTTGCCGTGCCCCGGCCCCAGCGCATGCAGAACGCCATAGATAAAGCTGAACGCCAGCAGGGATCCGCCCGCTTTGGTCGGGTTCTCCGCCACCGCCTTCAGCAGGCCGCTCATCTGCTGGTTGACCTCACGCTGCCAGACGATGCTTTTCATCATGACCTGCGGCCAGGCCTGCCATAGCCAGAGCGAACCGCAAACGGCTAGCAGGAGAAAGAGCGCCAGCGGCCAGAGGTGCAGCCAGCGGCGCGGTTTACGAACCGGAGAAGAGATCACTGACATTGTAACGTCACCTCCTGCGCGAACTGTTTACCCAACTCCATGTCCTCAGGGGGTGCATCTTCTTTATCAAGCGAGATCGCAAAGTTCAGCGTCTCTTCGCTGGGTTTCGGGGTGTGCACGCCAATTTTGCAGTTTTTTTGCAGAGCGTCCGGCAGCCGTACGTCGCCGTCTTTGTCATAGCGCATGTCGACATAGTAGGTAGGATCAAAGGTAGAAAAGCGGTACGTTTGCCCCGCCAGCGGCTGCGGATGCGCCAGCGGAAGCACAAACGTCAGCACCGCCTGATGCCCGTCACGCGTCATACCGTATTCCGTTGGCCGGTTCAGAAATTTGACCTTCTGCCCGTTGTGCCAGAATTCCGTGAAGTAGTGCTGGCCGAGCACGTTAGCCATCACTTCCGCCGCCAGCTTTTTCCAGATTTCATCGCCAGGCTTAGCGTTTCCCGCATCATAGAGCAGATCGGCCGAGGTGATTTCATCCATCGTCCAGCGCATCTTCAGGCCGCTCAGCTGCGTGCCGTCGGTAAC is a window of Enterobacter cloacae complex sp. ECNIH7 DNA encoding:
- the hscB gene encoding co-chaperone HscB, which translates into the protein MDYFTLFGLPVQYPIDLQALTIRFQDLQRQYHPDKFASGTQAEQLAAVSHSATINQAWQTLRHPLARAEYLLSLHGFDLASEQHTVRDTAFLMEQLELREELDEIEQAKDEARLESFITRVKGMFDTRHQQMVEQLNNETWDAAADTVRKLRFLDKLRSSAEQLEEKLLDF
- the iscA gene encoding iron-sulfur cluster assembly protein IscA, producing MSITLSDSAAARVSSFLANRGKGFGLRLGVRTSGCSGMAYVLEFVDEPASDDTVFEDKGVKVVVDGKSLQFLNGTQLDFVKEGLNEGFKFTNPNVKDECGCGESFHV
- the iscU gene encoding Fe-S cluster assembly scaffold IscU → MAYSEKVIDHYENPRNVGSFDNSDESVGSGMVGAPACGDVMKLQIKVNNEGIIEDARFKTYGCGSAIASSSLVTEWVKGKSLDEAQAIKNTDIAEELELPPVKIHCSILAEDAIKAAIADYKSKREAK
- the iscS gene encoding cysteine desulfurase gives rise to the protein MKLPIYLDYSATTPVDPRVAEKMMQCLTLDGNFGNPASRSHRFGWHAEEAVDIARNQIADLVGADPREIVFTSGATESDNLAIKGAANFYQKKGKHIITSKTEHKAVLDTCRQLEREGYEVTYLAPQSNGIIDLKELEAAMRDDTILVSIMHVNNEIGVVQDIATIGEMCRARGIIYHVDATQSVGKLPIDLSQLKVDLMSFSGHKIYGPKGIGALYVRRKPRIRIEAQMHGGGHERGMRSGTLPVHQIVGMGEAYRIAKEEMETEMARLRTLRNRLWDGVKDMEEVYLNGDLEQGAPNILNVSFNYVEGESLIMALKDLAVSSGSACTSASLEPSYVLRALGMTDELAHSSIRFSLGRFTTEEEIDYTIKLVRNSIGRLRDLSPLWEMFKQGVDLNSIEWSHH
- the iscR gene encoding Fe-S cluster assembly transcriptional regulator IscR, producing MRLTSKGRYAVTAMLDVALNSEAGPVPLADISERQGISLSYLEQLFSRLRKNGLVSSVRGPGGGYLLGKDAGSIAVGEVISAVDESVDATRCQGKGGCQGGDKCLTHALWRDLSDRLTGFLNNITLGELVNNQEVLDVSGRQHGQDSQRSTRAQDAIDVKLRA
- the trmJ gene encoding tRNA (cytosine(32)/uridine(32)-2'-O)-methyltransferase TrmJ encodes the protein MLQNIRIVLVETSHTGNMGSVARAMKTMGLTNLWLVNPLVKPDSQAIALAAGASDVIGNAQIVDTLDEALAGCSLVVGTSARSRTLPWPMLDPRECGLKSVSEAEQAPVALVFGRERVGLTNDELQKCHYHVAIAANPEYSSLNLAMAVQVIAYEVRMAWLATQEKPVEQKEETAYPLVDDLERFYGHLEQTLLSTGFIREGHPGQVMNKLRRMFTRARPESQELNILRGILASIEQKNKE
- the suhB gene encoding inositol-1-monophosphatase, giving the protein MHPMLTIAVRAARKAGNVIAKHYETPDSVETSQKGSNDFVTNVDKAAEAIIIETIRKSYPQHTIITEESGEHEGTDQDVQWVIDPLDGTTNFVKRLPHFSVSIAVRIKGRTEVAVVYDPMRNELFTATRGQGAQLNGYRLRCSNARDLDGTILATGFPFKAKQHATTYMNILGKLFTECADFRRTGSAALDLAYVATGRVDGYFELSLKPWDFAAGELIAREAGAIVCDFTGGHNYMSTGNVVAGNPRVVKAMLANMRDELSDALKR
- a CDS encoding nickel/cobalt transporter, which produces MSVISSPVRKPRRWLHLWPLALFLLLAVCGSLWLWQAWPQVMMKSIVWQREVNQQMSGLLKAVAENPTKAGGSLLAFSFIYGVLHALGPGHGKIVITTWLATHPSKLKSSIGLTLASSLLQGSVAIALVVVVLSLLQLPARQLHMSSFWLEKGSYALVGVLGVIICWRALKKLRALLRKPKFKTFTPHHVHDEHCGCGHQHLPTQEQLQNGDDWRARLMIVLSMGMRPCSGAIMVLLFSKVIGVFGWGMLSALAMAAGTSLTISSLALLVHSFRQLAVKLSGNKTPVLWRQVGWTTLALAGGVILLVAAVTMWMSAVPVGRGLRPF
- a CDS encoding DUF1007 family protein, with the translated sequence MQTVKQSAMALFLAVISFTASAHPHSFIDLQTELVTDGTQLSGLKMRWTMDEITSADLLYDAGNAKPGDEIWKKLAAEVMANVLGQHYFTEFWHNGQKVKFLNRPTEYGMTRDGHQAVLTFVLPLAHPQPLAGQTYRFSTFDPTYYVDMRYDKDGDVRLPDALQKNCKIGVHTPKPSEETLNFAISLDKEDAPPEDMELGKQFAQEVTLQCQ